A single genomic interval of Rosistilla ulvae harbors:
- a CDS encoding glycosyltransferase, whose translation MTIVSALYCLIAVIVAIQTTAAVCFVWFMSRSGRDRQASDQPKAAIVLCLRGADPFLSDCLQSLLRQDYRDYLLCVVVDSDEDPAWSVLRKFEGRDGLQIEVLQNPPPTCSLKCSSLIQAIGNLDASFQIVALCDADAVPGPDWLADLAAPLADPDVGVATGNRWYVPQPNSPGSMIRYLWNVPAAVNMVLLKIAWGGSLAIRRDVIDKTDLLTHWSGALCEDTILYRLLRKHGFRQAFVPDAMIVNRESTTLGSVLDWVPRQMLLAKLYHPSWPATVGYGCISIIVPFLAALLIVVTAIQANLRETMGVLVAVAAFEVSNALLVGLCQWGVRRRLASRAAEWKSWGWRSIAALPFWVLLSQLISPVFYWKCFTARSIQWRAVRYDIAGLRITKHPHSSYRPNTDASQSL comes from the coding sequence GTGACGATCGTCTCCGCTCTCTATTGTTTGATCGCGGTGATTGTTGCAATCCAGACGACAGCGGCGGTTTGTTTTGTTTGGTTCATGTCGCGAAGCGGCCGCGATCGGCAAGCGTCCGATCAACCGAAGGCTGCGATTGTCCTTTGCCTTCGCGGTGCGGATCCGTTCCTGTCGGATTGCCTGCAGAGCTTGCTGAGACAAGACTATCGCGACTACTTGCTTTGCGTGGTCGTCGACAGCGACGAAGATCCCGCTTGGTCGGTGCTGCGGAAATTTGAAGGGCGTGATGGCCTGCAGATCGAGGTTTTACAAAACCCGCCACCGACATGCAGCTTGAAATGCAGCAGCCTGATTCAAGCGATCGGGAACTTGGATGCGTCGTTCCAGATCGTTGCCCTTTGTGATGCCGATGCGGTCCCAGGTCCCGACTGGCTGGCCGATCTCGCGGCACCGCTTGCCGATCCCGATGTCGGTGTTGCCACCGGGAATCGCTGGTACGTGCCGCAGCCCAACTCCCCCGGATCGATGATACGTTATCTCTGGAATGTTCCCGCCGCGGTGAATATGGTTCTGCTGAAAATCGCCTGGGGCGGAAGCCTCGCGATCCGCAGGGATGTCATCGACAAGACCGATCTGCTGACCCACTGGTCCGGTGCACTGTGCGAAGACACCATCTTGTATCGGCTGCTACGCAAACATGGTTTTCGGCAAGCGTTTGTTCCCGACGCGATGATCGTCAACCGGGAATCGACGACGCTGGGCAGCGTGCTCGACTGGGTCCCTCGGCAAATGCTGCTGGCGAAACTGTATCACCCCAGCTGGCCAGCTACCGTCGGTTACGGATGCATCTCGATCATCGTCCCTTTCTTGGCAGCGCTACTGATCGTCGTCACCGCGATACAAGCAAACTTGCGGGAGACGATGGGAGTGCTTGTGGCGGTTGCGGCCTTTGAAGTCTCCAACGCGCTGTTGGTCGGACTTTGCCAGTGGGGCGTCCGGCGACGACTGGCCAGTCGGGCCGCGGAATGGAAGTCCTGGGGCTGGAGGTCCATTGCCGCACTACCGTTTTGGGTTCTGCTGAGCCAGCTGATCTCGCCGGTCTTCTACTGGAAATGCTTCACGGCGCGAAGCATCCAGTGGCGGGCAGTTCGCTATGACATAGCGGGCCTGAGGATCACAAAACATCCGCATTCAAGCTACCGCCCCAACACTGACGCCAGCCAATCGTTGTGA
- a CDS encoding DUF4339 domain-containing protein — protein MSVNWYYMKRGWLGSKRVGPIREPEFLHRIDSGEIRPETLIRCLSKTRGAWVFMRTITPAMKRWNEKHPTV, from the coding sequence ATGTCAGTGAACTGGTATTACATGAAACGTGGCTGGTTGGGTTCGAAACGCGTTGGCCCGATCCGGGAACCAGAATTTCTGCACCGGATCGATTCGGGGGAGATTCGTCCCGAAACACTCATCCGTTGCCTCTCTAAGACGCGTGGTGCTTGGGTCTTTATGAGAACGATCACGCCAGCGATGAAGCGTTGGAACGAAAAACATCCAACCGTGTAG
- a CDS encoding NAD(P)-binding domain-containing protein gives MTTTETIRDIDHLILGAGPAGLQLAYFMDREQRDYLVLEANDRAGAFYERFPRHGKLISINKVYNGYTERRAQLRYDWNSLLCDDDGFNFQNYTDAYYPNAQLYAQYLRDYAARFDLKIQYNTWISDVSRAEDGSGRFIVRDADGNLYRSRTFTVATGVSKPYVPEIPGIELTENYFDMSIDPKDYADQRLLIIGKGNSAFETANHLLNATRVTHLASPGSIKMAWQSHFFGHLRAVNNEFLDTYILKGQNSVLDANIDKIEKVDGEYRVNITFTHAEGQRAEMAYDRVICCTGFRWDPKFFGENCRPDMACEDRLPAMTSGWESTNIPNLYYAGTIMQIRDLKKTMSNVLHGFRFNIKSLYNIIAQRHESTPYPSHRLPLAAEPLADKIIDRVSSDAGLMHQPGFLGDCMVVDRETGEARYHEGLAVDYILDSEFGQQQDYYIITMEYGDFEGNVFSLEREPHPEKAYNDAYLHPRIRHMRGNALIAEHHISESLENDWRLNEHCGKRKLIRAIDFVGQEDPTQYQQTHFQKLVCFFERQLAVDTASATPMCHESSSPTACSTACEVSEKA, from the coding sequence ATGACCACGACAGAAACCATTCGCGACATCGACCACTTGATCCTCGGCGCCGGCCCTGCAGGGCTGCAGCTTGCCTATTTCATGGACCGCGAGCAACGCGATTATCTGGTCCTCGAAGCAAACGATCGCGCCGGAGCGTTTTACGAACGGTTCCCGCGACACGGCAAGCTGATCTCGATCAATAAAGTCTACAACGGCTATACCGAGCGACGGGCCCAGTTGCGATACGACTGGAACTCGCTGTTGTGCGATGACGATGGTTTCAACTTCCAGAACTACACCGACGCCTATTACCCAAACGCACAACTGTACGCGCAATACCTGCGTGATTACGCAGCCCGCTTCGATCTGAAGATCCAATACAACACCTGGATCAGCGACGTCAGCCGTGCCGAGGACGGGTCGGGCAGGTTTATCGTTCGCGATGCCGACGGCAACCTCTACCGTTCGCGAACGTTCACCGTCGCGACGGGAGTTTCCAAGCCGTACGTTCCCGAAATCCCCGGCATCGAACTGACCGAAAACTACTTCGACATGTCGATCGATCCCAAGGATTACGCCGACCAGCGGCTGTTGATCATCGGCAAGGGGAACTCGGCGTTTGAGACGGCGAACCATCTGCTCAACGCCACCCGCGTCACGCACCTGGCCAGCCCAGGGTCGATCAAGATGGCTTGGCAGTCGCACTTCTTCGGCCACCTGCGAGCTGTCAATAACGAGTTCCTGGACACCTACATTCTGAAGGGACAGAACTCCGTCCTCGACGCCAACATCGACAAGATCGAAAAGGTCGACGGGGAATACCGCGTCAATATCACGTTTACGCATGCCGAAGGGCAGCGGGCCGAAATGGCTTACGATCGCGTGATCTGTTGCACCGGATTCCGCTGGGACCCGAAGTTCTTTGGCGAGAACTGCCGCCCCGATATGGCTTGCGAAGACCGCTTGCCCGCGATGACAAGCGGCTGGGAATCGACAAACATTCCCAACCTGTATTACGCCGGCACGATCATGCAGATCCGCGATCTGAAGAAGACGATGTCGAACGTGCTGCACGGTTTTCGGTTCAACATTAAATCGCTGTACAACATCATCGCACAGCGACACGAATCGACGCCCTATCCGTCGCATCGCTTGCCGTTGGCTGCCGAACCGCTCGCCGACAAGATCATCGACCGCGTCAGCAGCGACGCCGGGCTGATGCACCAACCGGGCTTCTTGGGCGATTGCATGGTGGTCGACCGCGAGACGGGCGAGGCGCGGTATCACGAGGGACTGGCGGTCGATTACATCTTGGACAGCGAATTTGGCCAACAGCAAGACTATTACATCATCACGATGGAATACGGCGACTTTGAAGGGAACGTCTTCAGCCTCGAACGCGAGCCGCATCCGGAGAAGGCTTACAACGACGCCTACCTACATCCGCGGATCCGCCACATGCGCGGCAACGCATTGATCGCCGAGCATCACATCAGCGAATCGCTTGAAAACGACTGGCGGCTGAACGAACACTGCGGCAAACGCAAGCTGATTCGCGCGATCGATTTCGTCGGCCAAGAGGATCCGACTCAGTACCAGCAGACCCATTTCCAAAAGTTGGTCTGTTTCTTCGAACGGCAGCTAGCCGTCGACACCGCGTCGGCAACGCCGATGTGCCACGAGTCGAGCAGTCCCACAGCGTGCTCCACCGCCTGCGAAGTCTCCGAAAAAGCGTAG